From Deltaproteobacteria bacterium, the proteins below share one genomic window:
- a CDS encoding GMC family oxidoreductase translates to MARRKREADDVLGEPSLTEPFDVCIIGSGAGGGSAAHVLTAAGKTVLVLETGDNPFPGLDDPKPLPFPLHSNDELKYSVRNYIFQDPFLEPRTFRGDATRLGSLMDDVNSLPKAVGGAFQHADCKTPRFNAVDFRLKSAIEALIGATPGLVVPGFNDPASPAANFADWPFTYDDLEPFYVEAERLYGTQGNADSIYESRRSQPYPTPAGLGMYMNLLIADAAKEVSVPDIGALNPHTYPAAITTRFARSYDPTAPDDRPPCVDCGLCSGFGCPNNSKGSPAVTTLRRALLTKKCQLRFNARVTRLLYQGRVVSAAEYIDGDGNRQTARAHVFMLAASAIESARLCLLSDPGGPGLGNSSGQVGRNLMFHLQTNVNGFVPQRVHGQRGRAVTHGISDFRGVMPGGEEIRVFGGGTPVVALGGICEFGASQGQPITEDGASYVQLGIRRGTMLKNALRDLALGQHLLGMTMQAEDAPQLTNYVDLDSRFTDVYGQPVARITYKSHPYELATRCFYLPHLRAILRQVLRQSGVPEAKLDDKIFTTPIDPFLVGPPSSRHIMGTLRMGSTPATSVADAQGRFHDLDNLYACDGSVFPTSSGYNPTLTIFAVALKVAHGLAGTTPGS, encoded by the coding sequence ATGGCGCGACGCAAGCGCGAAGCGGACGACGTCCTCGGGGAGCCGAGCCTCACCGAGCCCTTCGACGTCTGCATCATCGGGAGCGGAGCAGGCGGGGGGAGCGCGGCCCACGTCCTCACGGCCGCCGGCAAGACGGTGCTCGTGCTCGAGACGGGCGACAACCCGTTCCCCGGCCTCGACGACCCGAAGCCGCTGCCGTTTCCGCTCCACAGCAACGACGAGCTCAAGTACTCGGTCCGCAACTACATCTTCCAGGATCCGTTCCTCGAGCCGCGGACCTTCCGCGGCGACGCCACGAGGCTCGGCTCCCTAATGGACGACGTCAACTCGCTGCCGAAGGCCGTGGGCGGCGCCTTCCAGCACGCCGACTGCAAGACCCCGCGCTTCAACGCCGTCGACTTCCGGCTCAAGTCGGCGATCGAGGCGCTGATCGGCGCCACTCCGGGCCTCGTCGTGCCCGGCTTCAACGATCCCGCGAGCCCGGCCGCCAATTTCGCCGACTGGCCGTTCACCTACGACGACCTCGAGCCGTTCTACGTCGAGGCCGAGCGCCTTTACGGCACGCAGGGGAACGCCGACAGCATCTACGAGTCGCGGCGGAGCCAGCCCTATCCCACGCCGGCAGGCTTGGGCATGTACATGAACCTGCTCATCGCCGACGCGGCGAAGGAGGTGAGCGTGCCGGACATCGGCGCGCTCAACCCGCACACCTACCCCGCCGCCATCACCACCCGCTTCGCGCGCTCCTACGACCCGACGGCTCCCGACGACCGTCCGCCGTGCGTCGACTGCGGGCTGTGCAGCGGCTTCGGCTGCCCGAACAACTCGAAGGGCTCGCCGGCGGTGACGACGCTGCGGCGCGCGCTGCTCACCAAAAAGTGCCAGCTGCGCTTCAACGCGCGCGTCACCCGCCTGCTCTACCAGGGGCGGGTCGTCAGCGCGGCCGAATACATCGACGGCGACGGCAACCGCCAGACCGCCCGCGCGCACGTCTTCATGCTGGCCGCGAGCGCCATCGAGTCGGCCCGCCTCTGCCTGCTCTCGGACCCGGGCGGCCCCGGGCTCGGCAACTCGAGCGGGCAGGTGGGACGGAACCTCATGTTCCACCTGCAGACCAACGTGAACGGCTTCGTCCCGCAGCGCGTGCACGGCCAGCGCGGCCGTGCCGTAACCCACGGCATCTCCGACTTCCGCGGCGTCATGCCCGGCGGCGAGGAGATACGGGTGTTTGGCGGCGGCACGCCGGTCGTCGCCCTGGGCGGCATCTGCGAGTTCGGCGCCTCGCAAGGTCAGCCGATCACCGAGGACGGCGCCAGCTACGTGCAGCTCGGCATCCGTCGCGGGACCATGCTCAAGAACGCGCTGCGCGACCTGGCTCTCGGCCAGCACCTGCTCGGTATGACCATGCAGGCCGAGGACGCCCCCCAGCTCACGAACTACGTCGACCTCGACAGTCGCTTCACCGACGTCTACGGCCAGCCGGTGGCGCGCATCACCTACAAGAGCCACCCTTACGAGCTCGCAACCCGCTGCTTCTACCTCCCCCACCTGAGGGCCATTCTCCGCCAGGTGCTCCGGCAGTCAGGGGTCCCGGAGGCCAAGCTCGACGACAAGATCTTCACGACGCCGATCGATCCCTTCCTGGTCGGACCGCCGTCGTCGCGGCACATCATGGGCACGCTGCGCATGGGCAGCACCCCGGCGACCTCCGTCGCGGATGCGCAGGGCCGCTTCCACGACCTCGACAACCTCTACGCCTGCGACGGCAGCGTATTCCCGACCTCGTCGGGCTATAACCCGACGCTCACCATCTTCGCCGTAGCGCTCAAGGTCGCGCACGGCCTCGCGGGCACGACGCCGGGCAGCTAG
- a CDS encoding FtsX-like permease family protein has protein sequence MGALALARRHLRGQGPRAALTAAGVACGVALVVAIRIINASTLASFTDAIEDLAGTAALQVRGPGPFPEEVAERLRAIPGVDHAVPIVTATFFGTEPPIAGEALSVFAADVTDGHAIRTLHLVKAGEHVVDDPLGFLVDPRSLIVTDALAARLGITTGASLPLRTPHGIETFTVRGVLPPGGVGRAFGGNLILMDVVGAQLVLGEDGLIDQVDVTLEPGVRVEDVEPRLDAALPAGLEAIRPARRGEQIERYLASFQTLLSGLSGLALLASIFVVGSAVATSVAARRRELGILRCAGAERRQVAALVLGDALATGTVGAAAGVPLGIVLARLLLRTVSESTELIFSMTVFTARLELSAWSLVVGVATGIGAAVFAAWLPARDAALVSPLVAVRSADAEHATRRWRPHGTILAAALLTGGGLWAEKRFDSPWCGNVAALAADFALVLVFMRLAGGAAALFLGPAREALGFAGRLAVDRLVRIPDQLALAAAVLALGLGLMMTAATVARSFEQSVLDFIRRQVHADLVVASTATTGWIEAPLDEGVGDRLAAVPGVARVERVRLAEHAYRGARISIDSLDASAFAPEREADFSFAAGDPQAALAAVRASTGVLVSRNFARQFDVGVGATLRLDTPGGPFEAPVVGVVVDYVSPRGSVILARPTYQRWWADRAVNRFHVTLAPGASLDAVRHAAFAAVGAAQGVKVLTQRELYAYHQDAVRRAFRLTDALEILPLVVAALGLAEALLAVSLDRRREFALLRAAGATRAQVARAVVGESAGVGVLGLAGGLAIGLVLALLWVRVNFTYQLGWEIDFHFAAGSIPAAALAALLVSIPAGLLPARRVARLPVLEALRAE, from the coding sequence ATGGGAGCGCTCGCCCTCGCCCGCCGCCACCTCCGGGGCCAGGGCCCGCGCGCGGCGCTCACCGCGGCGGGGGTGGCGTGCGGGGTGGCGCTCGTGGTCGCCATCCGCATCATCAACGCGAGCACGCTCGCCTCGTTCACCGACGCGATCGAGGACCTGGCCGGCACCGCGGCCCTCCAGGTGCGCGGGCCGGGGCCCTTCCCCGAGGAGGTCGCGGAGCGGCTCCGCGCGATCCCCGGCGTCGACCACGCCGTCCCGATCGTCACCGCGACCTTCTTCGGCACGGAGCCCCCCATCGCCGGCGAGGCCCTCTCGGTCTTCGCCGCCGACGTGACCGACGGGCACGCCATCCGTACGCTCCACCTGGTCAAGGCCGGCGAGCACGTGGTCGACGACCCGCTCGGCTTTCTCGTCGACCCGCGCAGCCTGATCGTGACCGACGCGCTCGCCGCGCGGCTCGGCATCACGACGGGCGCGTCGCTCCCGCTCCGCACCCCGCACGGCATCGAGACCTTCACCGTGCGCGGCGTGCTGCCGCCCGGCGGCGTCGGGCGCGCCTTCGGCGGCAACCTGATCCTGATGGACGTGGTCGGCGCGCAGCTGGTGCTGGGCGAGGACGGGCTCATCGATCAGGTGGACGTGACCCTCGAGCCGGGCGTGCGGGTGGAGGACGTGGAGCCGCGCCTCGACGCGGCGCTCCCGGCGGGGCTCGAGGCGATCCGCCCCGCTCGCCGCGGCGAGCAGATCGAGCGCTACCTGGCCTCCTTCCAGACCCTGCTCTCGGGGCTCTCGGGCCTGGCGCTCCTGGCGTCCATCTTCGTGGTCGGGAGCGCGGTCGCGACCTCGGTCGCCGCCCGCCGCCGCGAGCTCGGCATCCTCCGCTGCGCCGGCGCCGAGCGGCGCCAGGTGGCCGCGCTCGTGCTGGGCGACGCGCTCGCCACGGGGACGGTCGGCGCCGCGGCGGGCGTGCCGCTCGGGATCGTGCTCGCGCGCCTCCTCCTCCGCACGGTGAGCGAGTCGACCGAGCTCATCTTCTCGATGACGGTCTTCACGGCCCGGCTCGAGCTGTCGGCCTGGTCGCTCGTCGTGGGCGTCGCCACCGGCATCGGGGCCGCCGTCTTCGCCGCCTGGCTGCCCGCGCGCGACGCCGCGCTCGTCTCGCCGCTCGTCGCCGTGCGCAGCGCCGACGCGGAGCACGCCACGCGCCGCTGGCGGCCGCACGGGACGATCCTCGCGGCCGCCCTGCTCACGGGCGGCGGGCTCTGGGCCGAGAAGCGCTTCGACTCGCCCTGGTGCGGGAACGTGGCCGCGCTCGCCGCCGACTTCGCCCTCGTGCTCGTCTTCATGCGCCTTGCCGGCGGGGCCGCGGCCCTCTTCCTCGGCCCCGCGCGCGAGGCGCTCGGCTTCGCGGGCCGCCTCGCCGTCGACCGCCTCGTTCGCATCCCGGACCAGCTCGCGCTCGCGGCGGCGGTCCTCGCCCTCGGTCTCGGCCTCATGATGACGGCCGCGACCGTGGCGCGGAGCTTCGAGCAGTCAGTGCTCGACTTCATCCGCCGCCAGGTGCACGCCGACCTGGTGGTCGCCTCGACCGCCACCACGGGCTGGATCGAGGCGCCGCTCGACGAGGGCGTCGGCGACCGCCTCGCGGCCGTCCCGGGCGTGGCCCGCGTCGAGCGCGTGCGGCTCGCCGAGCACGCCTACCGCGGCGCGCGCATCAGCATCGACTCGCTCGACGCGAGCGCCTTCGCGCCCGAGCGCGAGGCGGACTTCAGCTTCGCGGCGGGCGATCCGCAGGCGGCGCTCGCCGCGGTGCGCGCCAGCACGGGCGTCCTCGTGTCGCGCAACTTCGCGCGCCAGTTCGACGTGGGCGTGGGCGCGACGCTCCGTCTCGACACGCCCGGCGGGCCGTTCGAGGCCCCGGTGGTCGGCGTGGTGGTGGACTACGTCTCGCCGCGGGGCAGCGTCATCCTCGCCCGCCCGACCTACCAGCGCTGGTGGGCGGATCGGGCGGTCAACCGCTTCCACGTGACGCTCGCGCCCGGCGCGTCGCTCGACGCCGTCCGTCACGCGGCCTTCGCGGCGGTGGGCGCCGCGCAGGGCGTGAAGGTGCTGACCCAGCGCGAGCTCTATGCCTACCACCAGGACGCCGTGCGGCGCGCCTTCCGCCTGACCGACGCGCTCGAGATCCTGCCCCTGGTGGTCGCCGCGCTCGGCCTCGCCGAGGCGCTCCTCGCCGTCTCGCTGGATCGCCGCCGCGAGTTCGCGCTCCTGCGCGCGGCAGGCGCGACGCGTGCGCAGGTGGCGCGCGCGGTGGTGGGCGAGTCGGCGGGAGTGGGCGTGCTCGGGCTCGCCGGCGGGCTCGCGATCGGCCTCGTCCTGGCGCTCCTCTGGGTGCGGGTCAACTTCACCTACCAGCTCGGCTGGGAGATCGACTTCCACTTCGCCGCGGGGAGCATCCCCGCGGCCGCGCTGGCGGCGCTCCTGGTGAGCATCCCCGCCGGGCTCCTGCCCGCCCGGCGGGTGGCGCGGCTGCCGGTGCTGGAGGCGCTGCGGGCGGAGTAG